In Pseudothermotoga hypogea DSM 11164 = NBRC 106472, the following are encoded in one genomic region:
- a CDS encoding class I SAM-dependent rRNA methyltransferase, which translates to MNGEADGLPGLVVDKYGDYLVMQINTLGMEKLKSLIVEKLKKYTSPLGIYEKSDAPARSKEGLEESCGWILGNGPEVLYFEQDGLLLAADLKGQKTGAFLDQLHNSRLCSMFAKDQVCLDVFSYTGNFALHLLKAGAQSVVLIDYSQRSLSIAEQLLTLNGFSNYQIVQANAFDWLKENSRFERFDLVVLDPPSFAKTSTSKDSALRGHKEINLRAMRILKKPGILATASCTQVISEQEFESILNDAAKDSKVLLSVLYKGGQGFDHPFLLAVPETRYLKFIVAEVRRRY; encoded by the coding sequence GTGAACGGCGAGGCGGACGGCTTGCCAGGTTTAGTGGTGGACAAGTACGGAGATTATCTTGTGATGCAGATCAACACACTCGGAATGGAAAAACTGAAGAGCTTAATCGTTGAGAAATTGAAAAAGTACACAAGTCCACTCGGAATCTACGAAAAATCCGATGCTCCAGCGCGGTCGAAGGAGGGTCTTGAAGAAAGCTGTGGGTGGATCTTAGGCAATGGACCAGAGGTTCTTTACTTCGAGCAGGATGGGCTGTTGCTCGCCGCAGATTTAAAGGGACAAAAGACTGGGGCCTTTCTGGACCAGCTGCACAACAGTCGTCTGTGTTCGATGTTTGCGAAGGATCAGGTGTGCCTCGACGTTTTTTCTTACACGGGTAATTTCGCACTGCATCTTTTGAAAGCCGGTGCGCAATCTGTAGTGCTGATCGATTATTCCCAGAGAAGCCTGTCCATTGCTGAGCAACTCTTGACACTGAACGGTTTCAGTAACTATCAGATCGTCCAGGCGAACGCTTTCGACTGGCTCAAAGAGAACTCTCGTTTTGAGCGGTTCGATCTCGTTGTTCTGGATCCACCTTCGTTTGCGAAAACTTCAACTTCGAAGGATTCCGCTTTACGCGGGCACAAGGAGATAAACCTGAGGGCCATGAGGATCCTTAAAAAACCTGGAATCTTAGCAACGGCTTCCTGCACTCAGGTCATCTCTGAACAGGAATTCGAATCGATTTTGAACGATGCTGCGAAAGACAGCAAAGTTTTGCTGAGCGTTCTCTACAAAGGTGGCCAAGGTTTCGATCATCCCTTCTTGTTGGCAGTACCAGAGACCAGGTATTTGAAATTCATTGTCGCGGAGGTCAGGAGGCGATATTGA
- a CDS encoding iron-containing alcohol dehydrogenase family protein yields MWQYFMPTKVYFGEKCIERGIEALRSLGKRALILTGRRSSKENGSLDDLTRALSQIGIEWELFDDVEENPTFALVRNIVSEYRDGSFDFVIGLGGGSPMDTAKAIAVLLKNPTLNVEDLYDASRYNEALPICAIPTTAGTGSEVTQYSVLTDDAGFKKGFSHPALTFPKIAFLDARYTLNLSEALTRSTGLDALCHAVEGFLSRRATVLSDLYAKESIRLIAENLPRVLKDPTDLRARENMLLASCLAGMVISQTSTTIAHALGYPLTTFKGIRHGEATAAFLDVIVEQAMIEVPEKVDFVRSVLGDVAKFLEYVGLNVRVPINDEELMLWTSRAKNAPHVQWTRGNFTEELIRYLYERVKLH; encoded by the coding sequence ATGTGGCAGTACTTCATGCCTACGAAGGTTTATTTCGGTGAGAAGTGCATCGAGCGAGGAATTGAAGCTCTCAGATCTCTCGGTAAGAGAGCTCTGATACTGACCGGCAGAAGATCCTCAAAGGAGAACGGTTCGCTCGACGATCTTACGAGAGCTTTGTCTCAGATCGGTATCGAATGGGAGCTGTTCGACGATGTGGAGGAAAACCCAACCTTCGCACTCGTCAGAAACATCGTTTCTGAGTATCGGGATGGCTCATTCGATTTCGTGATCGGGCTCGGTGGTGGTAGTCCCATGGACACCGCAAAGGCCATCGCCGTGCTCTTGAAAAATCCAACTTTGAACGTAGAAGATCTGTACGATGCTTCCAGATACAACGAAGCACTGCCCATCTGCGCCATCCCAACGACCGCAGGAACGGGAAGCGAGGTCACGCAGTACTCTGTGCTCACAGACGATGCGGGTTTTAAAAAGGGTTTTTCCCATCCGGCTTTGACGTTCCCAAAGATTGCGTTTCTTGATGCTCGCTACACGTTGAACCTGAGCGAAGCCCTGACGAGGTCCACGGGTCTGGACGCGTTGTGCCACGCGGTTGAAGGTTTTCTCTCCAGAAGGGCTACGGTCCTTTCAGATCTTTATGCGAAAGAATCCATCAGGCTCATTGCGGAGAATCTGCCAAGAGTTTTGAAAGATCCAACGGATCTGCGCGCGAGAGAGAACATGCTTCTGGCGTCCTGTCTCGCGGGCATGGTGATAAGCCAAACGAGTACGACCATAGCACACGCACTTGGTTATCCTCTCACAACCTTTAAAGGCATAAGGCACGGTGAGGCCACCGCGGCGTTTCTGGATGTGATCGTGGAGCAGGCCATGATAGAAGTACCGGAGAAGGTCGATTTTGTCAGATCTGTGCTGGGTGACGTGGCAAAATTTTTGGAATACGTCGGTCTGAACGTCAGAGTTCCCATAAACGACGAAGAACTCATGTTGTGGACAAGCAGAGCCAAAAACGCCCCGCACGTTCAATGGACCAGGGGTAACTTCACCGAGGAACTGATCAGGTATCTCTACGAGAGGGTGAAGTTGCATTAA
- the nfi gene encoding endonuclease V, giving the protein MNYRNLHAWDVSATRAVEIQKELRSLIELTPLTDVELVAGADLAFPDAKHGVAAIVVLNISTMRVVEQVIVHETVNFPYVPGLLAFREGPVFLKAWQQLRVLPDVVMFDGQGIAHPRRLGIASHMGLFLDLPTIGVAKSHLYGSFIEPPNVQGSYTFLYDNNEVIGAVVRTKVGNKPLFVSPGHKCDVLSALKLTLRCCTKHRLPEPTRLAHELTQKYKHVGLFG; this is encoded by the coding sequence ATGAACTACAGAAACCTCCATGCGTGGGACGTATCGGCCACACGGGCGGTCGAAATCCAAAAAGAACTCAGATCGCTGATAGAATTGACTCCTTTGACAGATGTTGAACTCGTTGCGGGTGCTGATTTGGCCTTTCCAGATGCCAAACACGGCGTCGCTGCGATAGTGGTCCTGAACATTTCGACCATGCGTGTGGTTGAACAGGTGATAGTGCACGAGACGGTGAATTTTCCCTATGTGCCAGGCTTGCTCGCCTTCAGGGAAGGTCCCGTGTTCTTGAAAGCCTGGCAGCAACTGAGAGTGTTACCAGACGTGGTCATGTTCGACGGTCAAGGCATCGCGCATCCCAGAAGACTCGGAATCGCATCCCACATGGGTCTTTTCTTGGACCTGCCCACGATTGGCGTCGCAAAGTCCCATCTTTATGGGAGTTTCATAGAACCTCCAAACGTTCAGGGTTCTTACACCTTCCTCTACGATAACAACGAAGTCATCGGTGCCGTTGTCAGGACCAAGGTTGGGAACAAGCCCTTGTTCGTCTCTCCAGGTCACAAGTGCGATGTCTTGTCCGCCCTGAAATTGACACTCCGTTGCTGCACAAAGCACAGGTTGCCCGAGCCAACGCGTTTGGCACACGAACTGACACAGAAATACAAACACGTGGGACTCTTCGGCTGA
- a CDS encoding LCP family protein, with protein MKLVRTLAILTLTVTLSALLFLTLICGWLFEFFLYREPEVNPYSLLVVGVDAMIEGTRRADAIMIALINHKDRRIMISSVPRDLLLQNSKINATYARSGISGLEQTLSKLLDINFNGVVVVDYAAFKYLGDELGPVEIHIKEPMKYVDSVQKLYIDFQPGVYLMRGDELLAYIRYRKGPMGDLSRIERQKEVLMKLVENARHVTLQKLLSVFKNLQKNVDLKVSTGELVYLFSKLRKGFSVDFVSFPYMINEQGDVVLDEKKLAAYKQTLKEMKTQAQKETFRIVLINAGPDKTRVFLERHVVLWNRVSLQPSLIVWEDVGLSFRDDVVFVLDKNTQEALKGLLKSVYPEKTFTFTSLDEPSTLKNYFELIDKLSKNRIYVKFPIDAFVVVR; from the coding sequence GTGAAGCTTGTAAGAACTTTGGCGATCTTGACTTTGACGGTCACTCTCTCAGCCCTGTTGTTTCTCACACTGATCTGTGGATGGCTTTTCGAATTCTTCTTGTACAGAGAGCCCGAGGTCAACCCGTACTCACTGTTGGTCGTGGGTGTGGACGCAATGATCGAAGGGACACGTCGGGCGGATGCGATAATGATCGCACTGATAAACCACAAAGACAGAAGGATAATGATCAGTAGCGTTCCAAGGGATCTACTCTTGCAAAACAGCAAGATCAATGCTACCTATGCGAGATCCGGAATTTCAGGCTTGGAGCAGACGCTTTCGAAGTTGCTCGATATCAACTTCAACGGTGTGGTCGTTGTGGATTACGCTGCGTTCAAATATCTTGGCGACGAACTCGGCCCGGTGGAGATACACATCAAGGAACCGATGAAGTACGTAGACAGCGTTCAGAAGCTTTACATCGATTTTCAACCGGGTGTGTACCTGATGAGAGGTGACGAACTGCTTGCGTACATCAGATACAGGAAAGGCCCGATGGGAGACTTGTCGAGGATAGAAAGACAAAAGGAAGTACTGATGAAACTCGTGGAAAACGCCAGGCACGTTACTCTTCAGAAGCTTTTGTCCGTGTTCAAGAATCTCCAAAAGAACGTTGACCTCAAGGTGTCCACGGGGGAACTGGTGTATCTGTTCTCAAAACTGAGAAAAGGTTTCAGCGTTGATTTTGTCTCCTTCCCTTACATGATCAACGAACAGGGCGATGTGGTCCTGGACGAAAAAAAGTTAGCTGCTTACAAGCAAACGCTGAAGGAAATGAAAACTCAGGCTCAAAAAGAAACATTTCGTATTGTTTTGATCAATGCGGGCCCAGACAAGACTCGGGTCTTCCTCGAAAGGCATGTGGTTCTCTGGAACAGGGTCAGTTTGCAACCAAGCCTCATCGTTTGGGAGGATGTTGGCCTATCTTTCAGGGATGATGTTGTATTCGTTTTAGACAAGAATACACAGGAGGCTTTGAAAGGTCTTTTGAAGAGTGTCTATCCGGAAAAAACGTTCACTTTTACCAGTCTCGATGAGCCCAGCACCCTGAAGAATTATTTCGAGCTGATCGATAAGCTGTCGAAGAACAGAATCTATGTGAAATTTCCCATAGATGCTTTCGTAGTGGTGAGGTGA
- a CDS encoding DUF167 domain-containing protein, which yields MARVRIKVNPGARHESIEVMGDGTIKVGVTAPAVEGKANDAVCELLAKRLSLRKSDVKIVAGKTSKLKQMELPLSLEEIYRRLNRPPESRVVK from the coding sequence TTGGCACGAGTTCGGATCAAGGTCAATCCAGGTGCTCGACACGAATCGATCGAAGTGATGGGAGACGGAACCATCAAAGTGGGCGTCACTGCACCCGCTGTTGAAGGTAAAGCCAACGATGCTGTTTGCGAGCTACTCGCGAAGAGGCTCTCTTTGAGAAAGTCTGATGTGAAAATAGTGGCTGGAAAAACGTCAAAGCTAAAACAAATGGAGTTACCGTTGAGTTTGGAGGAGATCTACAGGCGATTGAACCGCCCGCCAGAAAGTCGTGTGGTAAAATGA
- a CDS encoding restriction endonuclease gives MTVKLVVFCSLVLFFLAILLKNKRRKVSGIQVDNGQQFETFLCELFKRAGYNARSTKFSHDFGADLLIESGGKLIVLQAKYYNRPIDTDAVEEAVVAGTVYGTGYVGVITNNEIPEKVKEFAKQFEAKTFVKRIYFIDGRALEKLKRREKII, from the coding sequence ATGACTGTGAAGCTAGTTGTTTTTTGCTCTTTGGTACTGTTTTTTCTCGCCATCCTGTTAAAGAACAAAAGAAGAAAGGTTTCTGGAATACAGGTTGATAACGGTCAGCAATTCGAAACCTTTCTCTGCGAGCTTTTCAAGAGGGCTGGTTACAACGCACGTTCCACCAAGTTCTCCCACGACTTCGGTGCAGACCTTTTGATCGAGAGCGGTGGAAAACTGATCGTGCTCCAGGCGAAATACTACAACAGACCCATCGACACGGACGCGGTCGAAGAAGCAGTTGTCGCCGGTACCGTATACGGAACAGGTTATGTGGGAGTCATTACGAACAACGAGATACCTGAAAAGGTCAAAGAGTTTGCGAAACAGTTTGAAGCCAAGACGTTCGTGAAGAGGATTTATTTCATTGATGGTAGAGCCTTGGAGAAGCTGAAGAGAAGAGAAAAGATCATTTGA
- the kamA gene encoding lysine 2,3-aminomutase: MRSFKEIPLWKNVSEEEWQDWRWQLSNRIMNLEQLEQIINLTHQEREGIKHSLKFLRMAITPYYASLMDPDDPNCPIRKQAVPTSRELHISDGEMVDPLHEDVDSPVKGLTHRYPDRVLFLVTDQCAMYCRHCTRRRFAGETDAPLAQQYIEAAIDYVKQNKKVRDVLISGGDPLTLSDEKLEEIISRLREIDHVEIIRIGTRAPVVLPMRITESLVQMLKKYHPIWLNTHFNHPKEFTEDSKKALAMLADAGIPLGNQTVLLRGVNDCPKIMKKLVHELVKNRVRPYYIYQCDLSRGLSHFRTSVAKGIEIIEYLRGHTSGFAVPTYVIDAPGGGGKIPVGPQYLISMGEGKVILRNYEGGIFVYQEPTDYRSECEPDEDVEGIASLLSGKGKYLLPQQLERSRRIQEWKEKRSSTS, encoded by the coding sequence ATGAGAAGCTTCAAAGAGATTCCTCTGTGGAAAAACGTGAGCGAAGAAGAATGGCAAGATTGGAGATGGCAGCTTTCGAACAGGATAATGAACCTCGAACAACTCGAACAAATCATCAACCTGACCCATCAAGAACGCGAGGGGATAAAGCATTCCCTCAAATTCCTCCGAATGGCCATAACACCTTACTATGCAAGTCTCATGGATCCTGACGATCCAAACTGTCCGATAAGAAAACAGGCGGTGCCAACCTCCAGAGAACTACATATAAGCGACGGTGAGATGGTAGATCCGTTGCACGAAGACGTGGATTCCCCGGTGAAAGGTTTGACCCACAGATACCCCGACAGGGTGCTTTTCCTCGTCACGGATCAGTGTGCAATGTATTGCAGACATTGCACGAGGAGAAGGTTTGCAGGAGAAACAGACGCACCGCTCGCACAACAATACATCGAAGCTGCAATTGACTACGTAAAGCAGAACAAGAAAGTACGTGATGTGCTCATTTCCGGCGGGGATCCTCTCACTCTTTCAGACGAAAAGCTGGAGGAAATCATTTCAAGACTTCGAGAGATAGACCACGTTGAAATCATCCGAATAGGTACACGCGCACCCGTGGTGCTCCCAATGAGAATCACAGAGTCTCTGGTTCAGATGTTGAAAAAATATCACCCGATATGGTTGAACACGCATTTCAATCATCCCAAGGAATTCACCGAAGATTCGAAGAAAGCACTCGCGATGCTGGCGGACGCAGGGATCCCACTGGGCAATCAAACTGTGTTGCTTAGGGGGGTCAACGATTGTCCAAAGATAATGAAGAAACTCGTTCATGAGTTGGTGAAGAACCGTGTCAGGCCATACTACATTTATCAGTGTGACCTATCGAGGGGACTCTCACACTTCAGAACCAGCGTTGCAAAGGGAATAGAAATCATAGAATATCTGCGCGGTCACACCTCAGGCTTTGCTGTCCCAACATACGTGATAGACGCACCCGGGGGAGGAGGAAAGATACCCGTAGGGCCTCAGTATCTGATATCCATGGGAGAGGGCAAAGTGATCTTGAGGAATTACGAGGGAGGTATTTTCGTTTATCAGGAACCAACCGACTACAGGAGTGAGTGTGAACCCGACGAGGATGTCGAAGGAATAGCATCATTGCTCAGCGGAAAAGGTAAATACTTACTTCCTCAACAGTTGGAGAGGAGTAGGAGGATCCAGGAATGGAAGGAAAAGAGGTCGTCTACATCTTAG
- the dnaN gene encoding DNA polymerase III subunit beta, protein MARIAVDMQELITKVTVVSKVVPSKVIKPILGCVLFDLTEDGVFLLASDLETGVKAKLNCEYEGFGRFAVDGKVFYEVVKTLPTDVGASLEITPASLSIECGKSKFKLSVVDPSDFPEVSLSESSVSFEIDASLLHKMIEKVIFCAATDEFMRNLNGVYWELGNGFLRLVASDGFRLALAEERLEIQGEIGFLLSLKSMKELMSVAESCGDRKLRFEYDGKRVGIVATDVETLVRIVEVEFPDYKRVLPKAFKTKLVAPTNILVEALRRTMVIAKRGSESIRVEAMENVLILSSRSPDFGEVTEEIEVRKEGEDIIAAFNPKFLIEALRHIETDEVELNFIDSTSPLQMNPLDVEGYLYVVMPIRIV, encoded by the coding sequence GTGGCGAGGATAGCGGTGGACATGCAGGAGTTAATCACCAAAGTGACCGTGGTATCGAAGGTGGTTCCATCCAAAGTGATAAAACCGATCCTCGGTTGTGTTCTGTTCGATCTGACTGAAGATGGGGTGTTCCTGCTCGCGTCCGATCTGGAAACGGGTGTGAAGGCGAAGCTCAATTGTGAGTACGAGGGTTTCGGAAGGTTTGCAGTGGATGGAAAGGTGTTCTATGAAGTTGTCAAGACATTGCCGACGGATGTTGGAGCGAGCCTTGAGATCACGCCGGCGAGCCTGTCAATCGAATGTGGCAAGAGCAAGTTCAAACTGTCCGTGGTGGATCCAAGCGACTTTCCCGAGGTATCTCTTTCAGAATCCAGCGTGAGTTTCGAGATCGATGCCAGTCTTCTTCATAAGATGATCGAGAAAGTGATCTTCTGTGCGGCCACGGACGAGTTCATGAGGAACCTCAACGGTGTCTACTGGGAACTTGGTAACGGCTTCCTCAGACTGGTCGCGTCAGATGGTTTCAGGCTCGCGCTGGCAGAGGAGAGGTTGGAGATACAGGGTGAAATCGGCTTCTTGTTGTCTTTAAAGAGTATGAAGGAACTCATGAGCGTTGCCGAAAGCTGCGGAGATAGAAAACTCAGATTCGAGTACGATGGTAAGCGTGTCGGCATCGTTGCAACGGACGTCGAAACGTTGGTGAGAATCGTCGAGGTGGAATTCCCGGATTATAAAAGGGTCCTTCCCAAGGCGTTCAAGACCAAGCTGGTGGCACCGACAAACATTCTTGTTGAGGCTCTGAGAAGAACCATGGTGATAGCCAAAAGGGGTAGTGAGTCCATCAGGGTCGAGGCGATGGAAAACGTCCTGATTCTGAGTAGCAGGAGCCCAGACTTTGGTGAAGTAACGGAGGAGATAGAGGTGAGAAAAGAAGGTGAAGACATAATTGCCGCGTTCAACCCAAAATTTCTCATCGAAGCATTGCGGCACATCGAGACGGACGAGGTTGAGTTGAACTTTATAGACAGCACCAGCCCGCTGCAGATGAACCCACTCGATGTCGAAGGTTATCTCTACGTGGTGATGCCGATAAGGATCGTGTGA
- a CDS encoding ABC transporter ATP-binding protein: protein MRLIFEHVTKKFAQTKAIDDVTFDVEASCVAVVGGNAAGKSTLLKLIATVLKPDEGRVILNGIDIVKHAHLIRKELSYLPEEPALMDTLTARDNLALFSKIKKADYSEELLRSLRFEPNGKKLVKNLSKGSRRKLSLCIALLGEPKILVLDEPTSGLDEEAKQAFWSHLSTLKEKNVAMIIATHDMEEMKKLADFVIVLDRGRLVKIESLNSAASYIQL, encoded by the coding sequence ATGAGACTGATATTCGAACACGTAACGAAAAAGTTTGCACAGACGAAGGCGATCGACGATGTGACGTTCGATGTTGAAGCTTCGTGCGTAGCTGTTGTCGGGGGAAACGCTGCGGGAAAGTCCACGTTGTTGAAGCTTATCGCAACCGTTCTCAAGCCGGACGAAGGTAGAGTGATTCTGAACGGCATCGACATTGTGAAACACGCGCATTTGATCAGGAAAGAGCTTTCGTACCTGCCCGAGGAGCCCGCGCTGATGGACACACTGACAGCTCGCGACAATCTCGCACTTTTCTCCAAGATCAAGAAAGCAGATTACAGCGAAGAACTGCTGCGTAGTTTGCGGTTTGAACCCAACGGCAAGAAGCTTGTGAAAAACCTGTCAAAAGGGTCGCGCAGAAAACTTTCACTCTGCATCGCACTGCTTGGAGAACCGAAGATACTCGTGCTCGACGAACCGACCAGCGGTCTGGACGAGGAGGCCAAGCAAGCTTTCTGGTCGCATCTCAGCACTCTGAAAGAAAAAAACGTGGCGATGATCATCGCCACGCACGACATGGAAGAAATGAAAAAATTAGCGGACTTTGTCATCGTCCTCGACAGAGGTCGGCTCGTCAAGATAGAATCTTTAAACTCAGCTGCCAGCTACATCCAGCTCTGA
- a CDS encoding TldD/PmbA family protein — MKEKQFAEMVFVLAKKQGFDDCEVLVSNHREFEVVVSKGKIENYTDASSKRVTLKAVKDKRSSFATTEILDETSARFLVESAYENFMITDTLDEDDIWAERPAKEPFEYEDAFERLSVREKIDLAKTMEEKCLSYDKRIQNVIMSGYGHQRSEIWLFNTKGLELSESFGYGAAFVYLVASDGKKPKRGFRAMYGSHPNEVNVEKVALEASSEAISQLGAQSVKSGKYKVLLRRDVFAQLFFAFSSIFSAEAVQKGLSPLKGKLHQKIAVESLNLIEDPFFEKLPIKRSFDNEGVPTVRKSFIDHGVLTTFFHSIKSARKDNVKPTGNVFSQRCVPLNVILPEGSLGYEDLIKSVGEGLLVIAFDGLHSGVRPVSGEFSLGANGYRIAGGRIVEPVEQFTVSGNFLDVLQKIELIGSDCEIVSANWFGPSVVVSELDVAGS; from the coding sequence ATGAAAGAGAAGCAGTTTGCCGAAATGGTTTTTGTTCTGGCGAAGAAGCAAGGTTTCGACGACTGTGAAGTGCTCGTTTCAAACCACAGAGAATTCGAAGTTGTCGTGAGCAAGGGAAAAATTGAGAACTACACTGACGCCTCATCGAAGCGAGTCACGTTGAAGGCAGTAAAGGATAAAAGATCCAGTTTCGCAACCACGGAGATCCTGGACGAAACATCGGCAAGGTTTCTCGTTGAGAGTGCGTACGAGAATTTCATGATAACAGACACGCTGGACGAAGATGACATCTGGGCCGAACGTCCGGCAAAGGAACCCTTCGAATACGAGGATGCGTTCGAGCGTTTGTCTGTCAGGGAAAAGATAGATCTTGCGAAAACGATGGAAGAAAAATGCTTATCGTACGACAAGAGGATACAAAACGTCATAATGAGTGGTTATGGGCATCAGAGGAGCGAAATCTGGCTGTTCAACACGAAAGGTTTGGAACTGAGTGAAAGTTTTGGCTACGGGGCGGCCTTCGTTTATCTGGTAGCCTCAGACGGCAAGAAACCCAAGAGAGGTTTTCGAGCGATGTACGGTTCACATCCGAACGAGGTCAATGTCGAAAAAGTCGCACTGGAAGCTTCCTCTGAGGCGATTTCACAACTGGGAGCCCAGTCTGTGAAGAGTGGAAAGTACAAAGTTTTGCTGCGTCGAGACGTCTTCGCACAGCTTTTCTTTGCGTTTTCGTCCATCTTTTCTGCTGAAGCTGTACAGAAGGGTCTTTCACCGTTGAAGGGAAAACTGCATCAAAAAATCGCAGTGGAAAGTTTGAACTTGATCGAGGATCCATTCTTTGAAAAACTTCCGATCAAACGCTCTTTTGACAACGAAGGCGTTCCAACTGTGAGAAAGAGTTTTATAGACCACGGTGTGCTCACAACTTTCTTTCATTCCATAAAGTCAGCAAGGAAGGACAACGTTAAACCCACGGGGAACGTTTTCAGCCAAAGGTGTGTACCATTGAACGTGATTTTACCCGAAGGTTCCCTCGGTTACGAAGACCTGATCAAGAGCGTTGGTGAAGGTCTGCTGGTGATTGCGTTCGATGGTCTCCATTCTGGAGTTAGGCCCGTGTCCGGTGAATTTTCGCTGGGAGCAAACGGTTACAGGATCGCAGGCGGCAGGATCGTGGAACCCGTTGAGCAGTTTACGGTTTCGGGCAACTTTCTCGATGTCCTTCAGAAGATCGAACTGATAGGTTCGGATTGCGAGATCGTGTCAGCCAACTGGTTCGGCCCGTCGGTCGTGGTGTCAGAGCTGGATGTAGCTGGCAGCTGA
- a CDS encoding TldD/PmbA family protein, which produces MLEISLIEKIIDYGVSKGADFVEIFVEDRFDTRITLIDGRIDSASSERDFGLGLRLFKDDQQVYAYTNDPTEKQLLTMLDRLIEVLQIKSAEPKTVNLMNLDVKNSHTIILNPLEVSKMEKAKIMKLAYEGAKNYSDLISQVVVRYWDYDQKVFIANSEGTMANDRRIKTRLMVTAVASKDGEQESGFYGPGASMGLEFFNFHDPKDIGTEAARIADKMVKADYAPAGKMPVVIANEFGGVIFHEACGHALEATSVAKGASVFANKLGQKVAADCVTAVDDGTIPNAWGSSNIDDEGIPTQRNVLIENGVLKSYLVDRFHAKKMNTKPNGCGRRESYKYIPTSRMSNTFIMPGKYLPEEIISATDYGLYAKRMGGGSVHPATGEFNFAVMEAYLIEKGRIVKPVRGATLIGKGIDVINNIDMVGNDLARGQGMCGSISGSIPADVGQPTIRVKELIVGGRKR; this is translated from the coding sequence TTGCTGGAGATCAGTTTGATCGAGAAAATCATCGATTACGGAGTGAGTAAAGGGGCAGACTTCGTCGAAATCTTTGTCGAAGACAGGTTCGATACGAGAATAACGCTCATCGATGGAAGAATCGATTCGGCAAGCAGCGAAAGGGATTTCGGACTGGGTTTGAGACTGTTCAAGGACGATCAACAAGTCTATGCTTACACGAACGATCCGACGGAAAAGCAACTTCTCACCATGCTGGACAGACTGATCGAAGTTCTGCAGATAAAGTCTGCGGAACCAAAGACGGTGAATCTGATGAATCTCGACGTGAAGAACTCGCACACGATCATCCTCAATCCCCTGGAAGTTTCGAAGATGGAGAAAGCTAAGATCATGAAACTCGCGTACGAAGGTGCGAAGAATTACTCAGATTTGATCTCACAGGTCGTCGTTCGTTACTGGGACTACGATCAAAAGGTGTTCATAGCCAACTCTGAGGGGACGATGGCGAACGACAGACGAATCAAAACCAGGCTCATGGTCACGGCGGTTGCGTCGAAGGATGGGGAACAGGAATCAGGTTTTTATGGTCCTGGTGCTTCAATGGGGCTCGAATTTTTCAACTTTCATGACCCGAAGGATATCGGAACAGAAGCAGCCAGGATAGCCGACAAGATGGTCAAAGCCGATTACGCCCCAGCCGGTAAGATGCCAGTTGTCATAGCGAACGAGTTCGGCGGCGTCATCTTTCACGAGGCGTGCGGTCACGCGCTGGAAGCCACATCGGTTGCGAAAGGAGCTTCGGTGTTTGCGAACAAGCTTGGACAAAAGGTCGCCGCAGATTGTGTCACCGCCGTTGATGACGGGACCATACCGAACGCATGGGGTTCGAGCAACATCGACGACGAAGGGATCCCGACTCAACGCAACGTTTTGATCGAGAACGGTGTGCTCAAGAGTTACCTCGTTGATAGGTTTCACGCAAAAAAGATGAACACAAAACCCAACGGGTGTGGGCGCAGAGAAAGCTACAAGTACATCCCAACGTCCAGAATGAGCAACACTTTCATAATGCCCGGCAAGTACTTGCCAGAGGAGATCATTTCCGCAACCGATTACGGTCTGTACGCGAAACGTATGGGTGGAGGCTCGGTGCATCCAGCCACCGGTGAGTTCAACTTTGCGGTCATGGAAGCTTATCTGATCGAAAAAGGCAGGATCGTGAAACCCGTGCGTGGAGCAACGTTGATAGGCAAAGGTATTGACGTCATAAACAACATAGACATGGTTGGCAACGACCTTGCGAGAGGCCAGGGCATGTGCGGTTCCATATCCGGTTCCATACCGGCAGATGTCGGGCAACCAACGATTCGTGTGAAAGAACTCATCGTCGGGGGGCGAAAGAGATGA